GTCTGGGGGCCTTATCGCGGCGCGGTACTGCCCGATGGCTGGATCAACGAGGGCGGCCAGAGCGCGGTCGGTGCCCTGATCGATCACGTCATTGCCGACAGTGCGGCCAGTGCCTCCCTGAAATCGGCCGCCGAGACCGCCGGGGTCAGCCACTTCGAGCTGCTCAATCAGCGCCTCTCGGAACTCGAGCGCGACCAGGGGGAACTCACCGCAGACGTGCATCTGCTGGATTATCATCATGGCAACCGATCACCGCGGGCGGATGCCTCGCTGCGGGGCATGGTCAGCGGGCTCGATCTGAACGAGGATATCGATGCGCTGGCAGTGCGCTATCTCGCGACCCTTCAGGCGATTGCCTATGGCACCCGGCATATCGTTGAGGCGCTCAACGGCAACGGTCACACCATCGAACGGCTACGCCTGTGCGGTGGGGCGCTGAAAAACGAGCGCTGGTTGCAGGAGATGGCGGATGCCACCGGGCTGACCATCGAGCTGCCGAGCGAGCCGGAAACCGTGCTGCTGGGCGGGGCGATGCTGGCGGCGACCGCCTGCGGAGATTATCCGGGGCTGCGTGAGGCGGCGGCGGGCATGAGTGGTACCGATCGACGACTCGAGCCGAACCCGTCGCGTCGCGCCTTTCACGATGCCAAATACCGGGTGTATCACGAGCTGCATGCCGATCAGCAAAAGTACCGCGAACTCATGAACCCGGAGTAAATGGCACCATGGCCGGCGCTGATGGAGTCTGCGGTTCAGGCGTCGGCCGTGTCGGGTTCTTCCAGTGCCAGGCGGGTGACTTCCTCGATATGCTCGACCCAGTGGAAGGTCAGCTGTTCGCGTGCCTGCTCGGGAATGTCCTCCCAGTCGCGCCGATTGCGCGCAGGCAGTAGCACCGTGTGTATCCCGGCGCGCTGTGCCGCCAGAACCTTCTCCTTGATGCCGCCGACCGGCAGTACCAGACCCCGCAGCGTGATTTCTCCGGTCATGGCCAGATCGGCATGCACGCAGCGCCCGGTCAACAGCGACATCAGTGCTGTATGAATGGCAATCCCGGCGCTGGGGCCATCCTTGGGTATGGCGCCGGCCGGCACATGCACATGAATATCCGATTGACCCAGCTGCCTGGCATCCAGTCCCAGTTCGGTTGCGCGGGCGCGGATCAGACTCAGCGCCGTTTGAGCGCTCTCCTTCATGACGTCGCCCAGCTGGCCGGTGAGGATCAGGCGACCACTGCCTTCGGCGCGACTGGCTTCGATGAACAGGATATCGCCGCCGACCGGGGTCCAGGCCAGGCCGGTGGCCACACCCGGCACACTGGTGCGCATTGCCAGTTCGTTATCGAAGCGTGGCGCCCCGAGAATCGTGGCCAGATCGCCGGTATCCACGGCCAGGGCCGCCATCTCGCCTTCGGCAATGCGCACTGCGGCATGCCGCGCCACGGCGCCGATCAGCCGTTCAAGATTGCGTACACCCGCTTCGCGGGTATAGGCGGTCACCAGCTGATACAGGGCAGCATCGGTCAGGGTGAGCCGGGTCTCGTCGAGTCCACACGCCTGGCGCTGACGGGCGATCAGATAACGCCGGGCGATTTCCACCTTCTCTTCCGCGGTGTAGCCGGGCAGCTCGATGACCTCCATGCGATCACGCAGCGGCCCGGGGATCTGGTCGAGCACGTTGGCGGTGGCGATGAACATCACCCGGCTGAGATCGAATGGCACGCCCAGATAGGTGTCGCGGAAGGTGGCGTTCTGTTCGGGGTCGAGCACCTCGAGCATGGCACTGGCGGGGTCGCCCTGGATGCCGGCGCCGAGCTTGTCCATCTCATCAAGCATGAATACCGGATTGCGGGTGCCGGCCTTGCGCAGCCCCTGGAGGATGTTGCCGGGGAGCGCGCCGATATAGGTGCGCCGGTGCCCGCGTATTTCGGCTTCATCATGGACACCCCCGAGGCTGGCGCGAATGAATTTCCGCCCCATGGCCCGGGCGATGCTCTGGCCCAGTGAGGTCTTGCCTACCCCGGGTGGCCCCACAAAGCAGAGAATGGGGCTGCGTCCTTCGGGGTTGAGCTTGTGTATGGCGAGATGCTCGAGAATGCGCTTTTTGATGCGCTCAAGCCCATAGTGATCGGCATCGAGGATGCCTCGGGCGGCGGTGATATCAATATGTTCCTCGTCGAGGGAGGACCAGGGCAGCTCCAGCAGCCAGTCGAGATAGGTGCGCGCCATGGTGTACTCGGCTGCCCCCTCGGGCATGCGAGCCAGCCGGGCGAGTTCACGACGTGCCTGACTCTCGGCCTCCTCGGGCATGTCTGCCTCGTCGATGCGCGTCTCCAGCGCTCGCAGTTCCTCGTCGTGCTCACTGCCTTCTCCCAGCTCCTGCTGGATGGAGCGCAGCTGTTCACGCAGCACGGCTTCGCGCTGTCGTTCCGACATGCTCTCCTGGGTACGCTGACTGATCTTCTGTGACAGCCGAAGCACTTCCACCCGATAGTCGAGACGCTGCTGAACGCGCTCCATGCGAGCGCGTAGATCGGTCAGTTCGAGAATCTCCTGCTTTTCATCCGGTGTGAGATCGAGATAGCCGGCAATGGTATCCGCCAGCAGCGCCGGGCGGTCAATGGCGCGTACCGCCCGGATCAGTTCTTCAGGCGTCTGGGGGAGCAATTGCAGGGCTTCCAGCGCTTGCGAGCGCAGGGTGAGCAGTCGGGCTTCGATCTCGGGGTCGTGTATCTCACGGGGAGAGATGTGCTCCACCCGGGCGAGCAGGAAGGGGTAGCCATCGATATAGTTGAGAATGCGAAAACGCGACTGCCCATGGCAGATCAGGCTGTGGCCATCTTCACCGACGATGTAACGCAGGATCGAGGCCATGGTGCCCACCGAATACAGATCATCCGGACCGGGATCGGTGACGTCGGCCTCGCGCTGCAACACCAGCCCCAGCGAGCGTCCACTCTTTACGGCTTCCTGCACGGCCGCGACCGAGCCGGGGCGGCCTACCGAGATGGGAAGAACAAGCTCCGGAAACAGCACCACATTACGCATCGGCACAATGATCAGTACATCATCGGGCAGCCGATGTTCGCTGCCGCTTGTGGTTCCGGTGGATGAGTCGGTGTCATTCATGGCACGCCTCCTCGCTCAGCTTGAACGCAGGTCAAGATACAGACAGCCATCACGCCATTCGCGTCTTGCCATTCGGTATTGACCGGGCGGCAGGGGGACCCGGCGCTCGAAATGACCGAACGGGATCTCCAACCGCTGCATGGAAGCACCGGCCGCCGCCGTGGGTAGCGGTCGTTCGGCCCGCACCAGCAGTGCTTCCGCTTCGGTATAGACCTCGATACTGTCGCCATCGGCCCCGGGCAGGGCGACGATCAACCAGAGCCCACCGGGGTAATGGTAGAGATCCACCGGTGGCTCCCAGTTCGGCAGCGACGCAGCACGGCTGGGGCGGTAAAACTGGCGATGCAGCCGTTCGGCACGATCCAGCAGCTCGCAGGCTTCCGCCCACATCAGACGACTCAGGTCCCGTGAAGGCATGATCCCTCCCGCCGAAAGCGCGTCATGGATGAATATTGTCGAAGATAGCGCCGGTTGCGTGTCACTACCATGGCCGAATGCGACCTGCGACATCAGGTAGCATTCGGCCTGGTCCGGCGAGGGCGTCAGACGTCAGGCTGGGGCGCGCTGGCGAGAATCTTGCGCAAAAAGGCGCGGGTACGTTCGTCGTCGGGTTGGGTGAACAGCCGGTCGGGCGGGGCCTGTTCGACAATGCGTCCGCCATCCATGAACACCACCCGATCGGCGACTTCGCGGGCAAACTGCATTTCGTGGCTGACCACGATCATGGTCTGGCGCTCGGTTGCGAGCTGTTTCATCAGCCCCAGCACTTCCTCGACCCATTCGGGATCAAGCGCCGAGGTCGGCTCGTCGAACAGAATTACTTCGGCACCGGTTGCCATGGCCCGACCGATGCCGATGCGTTGCTGCTGGCCACCGGAGAGGGCCGCCGGGTAGGCGTCTGCCCGATCGGCCAGGCCAATGCGCTCGAGAATTTCGCGGGCGCGATGGTGCGCCTCGGCCTTGGCCATGCCCTGTACCACGATCATCGATTCGGCGATGTTTTCCAGCGCCGTCTTGTTGGCAAACAGGGCGTAGTTCTGAAAGACGAAGGCGGTCCGCCGGCGCAGCGCGAGGATGTCCTGCTTCGTGGCACGCGTGACATCGAGATTCAGGTCACCGACCGTCAGTTGCCCTTCATCCGGCGTTTCCAGAAAGTTGATACAGCGCAACAACGTCGATTTACCGGTGCCGGAAGGCCCGATCACGACAATGATTTCGCCACGCTCGAGTTCAAGATCGATGTGATCCAGTACGGTGTGATCACCGAAACGCTTGGTGATACCGGAAAGTGCAATCATCGCTGATACGCCCGGTTGAGTCGTTGCTCCATCCATTTCTGCAGCCAGGAGAGCGCCTCCACGACCACCCAGTAGATGACGGCCACCACCAGAAAGGCTTCGAAGTAGAGAAAACTGCCCGCTGCTTCCTTCTGAGTAGCGCCCATCAGTTCGGTGACCCCGAGCGTGAAGGCCAGCGAGGTCGATTTGATCATGTCGATGAAGTAATTCATCAGCGTTGGCGTGGCGACCCGGGTGGCCTGGGGGAGGATAATCCGGCGCATCAGCTGGGCGCGGGTCATGCCGATCGACAGCGCCGCTTCGGTCTGGCTGCGGTCGATGCCGATGATGGCGGCGCGGATCGATTCCGCCATGTAGGCCGAGAAGTGCAGGGTCAGGCCCATGATGGTGGCGGTAATGCCATTGATCGAGACCAGAAAGGAGAAGATCTGTGGCAGACCGTAATAGAACAGAAACAGCTGCACCAGCAGCGGCGTGCCACGAAAGAACGAGATGAACAGCATGGCCGCGCCATTGAGGACGGGAATCCGCGAGACGCGAATCACGGCCAGCAGACTGGAAAGAATCAGCGCACACACCATGGCGGCGGCTGCCATTTCCAGCGTCAGTGGCAGGTAGCCCAGCAGGATGGGCACCAGACCTGCCATGTAATCGAAATCAAGTGCGTGCATACCTGCAAACCCGGCTGACAGAACGCGAGCGCTCAGGGCTCGCGTTCCGGTATGGCTTGATCGACAGCGTCAGGACTGGCTGGCGGTCGCTGGCTGCTCGCTCTCTTCGGGGGCGCTGGTGATATCGCTACCGAACCATTTTTCGGAGATCCGGCTCAGTGTGCCGTTCTCGCGCAGCGTCGTCAGGGCCTGATTGACGCGATCGCGCAGCGCACGGCCCTGTTCGTCATCGCGGAAGGGCAGGGCGTTTTCGATCTTCGAGAACGGCTGGCCGGCAAGCTGCAGTGGCAGGGGCTTGTCCTTGATTACCTGCGTGGCGCTGACCCGGTCCATCACGAAGGCATCGGCGCGTCCCAGCGCCACATCCTGCTCGATATTGGAATCATAGGTCTTGATGTTGATCTGATCGGCATACGGCAGTTCGTTGAGCAACTGCTCGTAATTGGACCCCAGGTTGACGGCCACCGTCTTGCCCTTGAGATCCTTGACGCCATGAATCTCATCGTTGCCCTTGCGCACCACCACCTGAGCACCATCGTAGACGTAGGGTTGAGTGAAGGCGTATTTGGCCTTGCGCTCCGGTGTGATGGTGATCTGATTGGCGATGGTATCGATACGACCGGAATCGAGCATGCCGGCCAGACCAGAAAAGCTGGCGGTCACGAATTTGATGTCATCGCCGGTCTGTTCACCGATGGCCTTCATGACATCGACTTCGAAGCCCTTGAGCTGGTTGTGATCGACAAAGGTGAAGGGGTAATACTTGCCCGACATGCCGACCTTCAGCGTGTCAGCCTGGGCCAGGGCGCCCGTGAACAGCGTACCGAGCCCCAGGGCGGTAATGGCCAGGGTGCGGGTCAGGGTAGAGGTCAGTGACATGTCATCCTCCGAATCGATTAAGCCAATGATGGCAGCGTTGTGCGATAGCGTAACGCAAACCTTACATTGAGTAATAAGAAAAAGAATTCATATGCGATCAGGTTTTTATCTATGAGGGCACTCCGGCACAGGATACCAGGGACGCCGGAGGAACATGTTGTCGTGCAGGGTCGGTTTCCGGAGCAGGAGCACCGTCACAGCGGTAGGGCGCCATCGGCCTTGACCTCATCAAGCACGAAGAAGGTGCGCACCTGGCGCACCCCGGGCAGCGCCACGATCTTTTCGCTGTGGAAACGGTTGAAGGCGGGCAGGTCGCGTACCCGTACCTTCATGAAGTAATCCACGTCGCCGGCGACCAGCCAGCACTCCAGCACCTGGGGCAGGGCACGGGCCGCTTCGGCAAAGCGCGCAAAGCTGTCCTGCGTCGAGCGATCAAGGACGACCCCGACCAGTACGGCGGTTTCGCGCTGTACGGCACGTGGCTCGATCAGCGCCCGCACGCCACGAATCACGCCCTGATCGAACAGGCGTTTCGTGTGTTGCCAGCAGGCCGATGCGCTCAACCCCACTCGCCGAGCGAGATCGGCGTTGCTCAGCCGGCCGTTGTCCTGCAAGGCCCGCAGGATGCGGCGATCATGTGAATCCAGCTCGGGCCAGACGGGGCGTTGTTCATCGTCCATGTAATGATCCTTTTGTTATTGGGTGATCATGACGCCATTCATTCGGCTATCGAGCGCTGACCAGCAGGGTCGTGTCAATTATCGCTTTAAAGGAAAAGCACCTTCATCAAGCGTTTCGATAGGATGACAGGGGCGTGATACCGGCTTCGATCCGGCCAATAACAAGATTCCGATCACAGGAAGCAATTCCCATGACACTCGATCTCGAAACGCGTTTCACCCGTACGCCGCTGGGCTTCTTCCCTTCTCCCGTGCATCCTCTCAAGCGACTGTCGAAGGCCCTCGGCATCAACCTCTGGGCCAAGCGCGACGATGTCTCTTCCGGGCTGGCTTTCGGGGGCAACAAGGTACGCAAGCTGGAGTGGCTGGCCTCGGAGGCCATCGCGCAGGGCTGCGATACGCTGGTGTCGATTGGCAATATCCAGTCCAATCACACCCGTCAGGTGGCGGCTGTGGCTGCAGCGCTGGGCATGAAGTGTCGGCTGGTGCAGGAGGCGTGGACGAAGTGGGAGGACCCGGCCTACGAACAGGTGGGCAATATTCTGTTGTCACGGTTGATGGGGGCGACCACGGTGCTGGAGGGCGAGGGGTACTCCACCGAGATCAAGGAGACCTGGCAACGCGCGCTGGAGGAGGTTCGGCGTGAGGGCGGCAAGCCTTATGCGATTCCGGCCGGCGCCTCGGACCACCCGCTGGGCGGACTGGGCTACGCCAGTTTCGCTGATGAAGTGGTGCGTCAGGAAGCCGAACACGACATCTTCTTTGATACGGTCATTACCGCGACCTGCACCGGCTCTACCCAGGGCGGCATGATTGCCGGCTTCCACGGCCAGCAGCGGCCGAGGCGCCTGATCGGTATCGATACCGCCTGCAACGAGTCGATGACCCGCGCAGCGGTCACCAAAAGTGCCCGCCAGACGGCGGAACTGATCGGGCTGTCGGGTGAGGTTCGTGACGAGGATGTGATCATCGATCCGCGCTTCGCCGGCCCGGACTACGGCCTGCCGGATGAGGCCACCCTCAGTGCGATCCGCATGGGCGCACAGATGGAGGCGATGCTGACCGACCCCGTCTATGAGGGCAAGTCACTGGCCGGGCTGATCGCCATGGCGCGTTCGGGGGAGATCGCGCCGGGGTCGAACGTACTTTATGTTCACCTGGGCGGGGCACCGGCGCTCAACGCCTATCATCGGGCCTTCGAATAAGGCATGGCAGCTCGCCTGAGCCGGCCACTGGCCGGCTCAGGCGCCGCAGCACTTCTTGTACTTCTTCCCGCTGCCGCACGGACAGGGTGCGTTGCGCCCCACCGTGGCGCGTGCCGGCGGGTCGATCACACCATCGACATAGAGCCACTGGCCGCGGCTGCGGCGAAACTGGGCGCGCTCGTGCAGCACCGAGGGTGTGGTGGTCGTCTCGTCACTGTCGTGCTCAAGGCCGTGCTCCAGATAGTGGGCGCGAAACTCCACCATCCCCTGAGCGCCGTGTACGCTGCTGTCGAGAATCTCCAGCCCGGTCCAGTCCACTGTGCGCCGGTCCAGCATCTCGGCATCTTCCGGCGGTCGACCGGGAGCGTCGGCGGCCCAGGTGGCGAGCAAATAGTCGCCCAGTCCGCCCAGCGCAAAAGCGCTGTAGCGCGAGCGCATCAGCGCTTCGGGGTCGGGCGGGGTCGCCAGGCCCTGATGATAACGGCCGCAACAGTCGCTGTAGTTCAGTCCACTGCCGCAGGGGCATTCGGTGAGGGTCGGGGCGGTCATGCTCTCTCCACTGGCAGGCGCGAGTGCGCATTCTAACAAGCCGGGCGGGGCTTCGGGGCCACCGGACCCGCTTTCCTGCAGGGCTCCTGACGTCGGAAGTGGCCTGCTATCATGCCCGCCTCGCCTGACTGCTACCGGAGGGGGCATGCCATCGACATTCGTGAGGCCAACGAGTCGGCGCGGCTGGCTGTTGCTGATTGCTTTTATTCTGATCATTGCGGCCGGCTGCTGGCCGATCATCGCACTGGTCAATCATCCCATGCGCGTGCTGGGGCTGCCGCTGATTGCGCTGTGGGCCTATGTCATCGTGCTGGCCAGCGTGGCGGTGATGGCGCTGGGCAATCGCTGGCTGGCCCGGCGTGAGCGCGACGCATCATCCGATGCCCCGCGGGATCGCTCATCATGAACGCATCGGTGTCTCTTGCGATCACGCTGGTGTATCTGCTGGTGGCGCTGGTCATCGGCATTCGTGCCCGCGGCGGACGTTCCATGGCACGGCTCGAAGAGTGGGGCGTGGCCGGACGCAGCATGAGCGGAATCGTGCTCTATCTGCTGATCGGTGCCGGCAGTATCAGCGCCTATACCTTCATGGGCGCGCCCGGCTGGGCCTATTCGAAGGGCGTGCCGGTCTTCTATGTGGTGATCTATCTCAGTTATCTGGCGATGGTAGCGTGGTACTTCGGGCCAAAAGTGTGGGCGCTGGGTGAGCGTTTCGGCCATGTGACCCAGGCGGATGCCATCCGGGATCGCTATCAGAGTCCCTGGCTGGGGGCGCTGGCAGCGCTGGTGATGTCGATCGGCACACTCGCTTACGCCGTGCTGCAGACCATCGGTGCGGCCTACATCCTCAACGTGATGAGCGGCGGCGCCATCCCGCGCTGGGTCGGGGTGATCGTGGTGCTGAGCATCATGGCGATCTACCTGTGGCTCAGCGGTCAGCGGGCGATCGGCATGACCAATGCCTTCCAGGGCGCGCTGATGCTGGTGATTGCCTGGCTGATCGGACTCTGGGCGACTCACCAGAGCACGGGCGGCTGGTGGTTCGGCGCGGTATTCGACCGGCTGGCCGAGCAGCGTCCCGAATTTCTGACCCTGCCCGGGGCCGATGGCCGCATGAGCTTTGCCTTCTGGACCACGTCGATTCTGGTATCGATGGTGTCGTTCATGCCGCCGGTGTGGATGCAGTGGATGAGTGCCCGCTCGCCCGATACGCTGCGCCGCAGTGCGACCTGGCTGCCGACCTACTATGTGGTCATTCTGCCGATGGTGGTGGTGGGCTTCATCGGTATCTTTGCCCTGCCGCAGCTTGAGCGCGCCGATACCGTGGCGCTGACACTGGCGATGCAATCGATGCCGGCAGCGCTGGCCGGGTTGCTGGGCGCCGGGACGCTGGCGGCAGCAATGTCTTCATGCGAGCCCTTCATTCATGCCACGGCGGTGACCTGGGCAAGGGATGTGGTGCGTCCGGCGCTTGATCTCTCCGAGACGGTGACCGCCCGGCTGGCGCGCTGGCTGCTGTTGGCAATCATGGCACTGATCGTGACCCCGCTGGCGATCGTTTCGCCGGGCAACCTGATCATGATCCTGCTGATCGGGCTGGGCTTTGCCGCCCAGGTACTGCCAGCCTTCATCGGCATCTTCCTGTGGCCCCGTGCCACCCCGGCCGGGGTCACTACGGGCATTCTGGCCGGCTTCGTGGTCACGGTGCTGTTGACCGTGGTCTGGCGCAATCCACTGGGCATCCATGCCGGTTTCTGGGGGTTGATGCTCAATCTGCCGCTGTTCGTGATGGTCTCGCTGAAGACCCGACCGGTAGCCCGCGAGGTGACCGAGCGCTTCTTTGCCGTGATGGAACATGTCGGCCCCGGCAGGCAGCGATCATGAGCGTGATGTGATGCAGGAGAACGCATAACCATGAGCACTCTGGTGCACTGGCTGGATATTGCCGGCGTGGTGGCCTTCGCGCTGTCCGGCGTGATTGTGGCGTGCCGATCGCATATGGACCCTTTCGGCATGCTGGTGCTGGCCGCGGTGACCGGGATTGGCGGCGGCACACTGCGCGATCTGATTCTGGGACACCATCCGGTGTTCTGGGTGGCCCAGCCGATCTATCTGTGGAGCATCCTGATCACGGTGATGCTGGCCATGCTGGGGTTTCATCATATCCATCGGCTGGATCGCCGGCTGCTGCCGGCGGTGGATGCCTTCGGTCTGGCGCTCTTCACTGTACTGGGCGCTCGTCAGGCTCTGGATGCGGAAACGCCGGTCGAAGTGGCAGTGCTGATGGGGCTGCTGACCGGCATCGCCGGTGGCATGGTGCGTGATGTACTGGCGCGGCGAGTGCCCATGGTGCTGCGTCGCGAAATTTATGCCACGGCCTCCATCGCCGGCGGTTGTCTCTATGTCCTGTTGCGCCGCCTGGATATCGATGATGCGCATGCCATGTGGCCGGCCCTGCTGGTGACCCTGATCCTGCGACTGGCCGCCATTCGCTGGCACTGGTCGCTGCCGACCTTTGCCTGGGTGACCACGGGCGGGGAAGAGGGCGATGCCCGGTGGCCGATGCACCGACAGCGCCCCCGGGTGCGGATCATTCGGCCGCAGCGCTCGCGAGACGAGGCCTCCGATGATGACTGAGCGATGACAGGCACTGGAGAGTGCGGGCATTCTCGCCCACGCTGAAGACATGGAAGAGATTGCTACCGTACTCGAGCGCCTGCGTGGCTCGACGTTTCGTCGGCGCTTTCACCTCAAACCGCGAGAGCGCGACTACCTCGAAACCCGCGGTCGCGCCGCCGTGAATACCCATGCCCGTGAATTCATTGCTCGCCGTCTTGCACCCGCCGAGCCGCCTCATGATGGCCGCCAGACGCCATGGCGAGGTCATCCGGTGTTTGTCGCCCAGCATGCCACGGCGACCTGCTGTCGCAGCTGTCTGGCACGCTGGCACGGCATCGAGCCGGGTAGAGTGATGAGTGACGACGAGCAGGCTCGGGTAGTCGAGGTCATCATGGCCTGGCTCACCCACGAGGCGCCGCAGGCGAGTGAGCAGGGCAGTGCACCGCAGCAGGGCGCACTGCCGTTCTGAAGTCGCCTCAGTGCTTCACCTGGCTGCCGCCGGCGCTGGTCAGCGCGGCCTCGGCCAGATCCACCTCCCGTACCAGTCGTCTGAGCACATCATCGTTGATGCGATGGCGTCCGCGCAGCTTGTAGTATTCGCGACGCTCGGCGCGCAGCGCCTCCAGCCGGGTCTCGCGTTCGAGCTGACGGGTCGCTTCGAGCAGTGGCGTGGGCGTGTCGTGATCCCCCAGCTTCAGCCGCTGGCGATAGTAGGTCATCAGTCGAGCACTGATCTCGTTGAAGGCCACCAGCAGCTCCTCGTTGTGCTCGTCGCGGGCGAAATCCAGATTGCGGTCGTGGTGGTAGCGCTCGATGCGATAGATCGCGGCTTCGGCGCCGGCAATGCGGGCGCGGCGCTCTTCTTCGAATTCGTGCGTGTCGCGAGGCAGGTCCAGATTTTTCAGCAGCAGTGGCAGGCCGATGCTCCCGGTCATCAGGGTGAACAGGATCACGCCGGTCGCCAGAAAGATCAGTAGCTCACGGGCCGGAAAGGGCGTGCCATCGTTCATCAGCTGGGGCAGTGAGAGCGCTGCGGCCAGGGTGATGGTGCCGCGGATGCCGGCCAGAGTGGCGGCCAGAATCACCCGCATCGAGGCAAAGCGTCTGGCCCGATCGGGGTGTCGCCAGCGCGAAAGCTGATGTGAAACGCCGGTGGCGCCGACAATCCAGATAAAGCGCAGAATCAGCAGCGCCAGCGAGATCACTACCACATAGCCCAGCAGACGCAGGAATTCGTAGTCGCCGACATCATGCAGTGAGTGATTCAGTGCGCCGCCGATGATCTCCGGCAGCTGGAAGCCGAGTAGCAGGAACACCAGCGCATTGAGTACGAACTCCACCATCTCCCAGACGCTGTGTGCCTGCATACGGGTATGGAGCTGACTCTCGCGCTTGAGATCGGTGCGGTTGATGACCATGCCGGCGGCGACGGCCGAGAGAATGCCGGAGCACCCCAGGTGTTCCGCCAGCAGAAAGGCGGCGAAGGGCAGCAGCAACATCAGCAGCACGATCTGAATGGTGGTGGCCTCACCCAGGTGATGCTCGATCAGCCGGGTACGGACGATATTGAACAGCCATGCCACGGCTGCGCCAATGACCAGCCCGCCAACCGAGATGATGAAAAAGTCCAGCGTGGCATCCGCCAGCGAAAAGGAGCCGGTCAGTGCGGCGGCGACAGCGAACTTGAAGGCGACCAGACCCGAGGCATCGTTCATCAGCGATTCGCCTTCGAGGATCCGCATCAGTCGTGGTGGTACCGGCAGCCGCCCTGAAATGGCGGCCACCGCCACGGCATCGGTTGGTGAGAGGATCGCTGCCAGGGCCAGGCAGATCGGCAGCGCCAGGCTCGGCAGCAGCCAGTGAATGAAGTAGCCCACCCCGATGACGGTAAACAGGACCAGCCCCAGCGCCAGTGCCAGGATCGGGCCGCGCAGTACCATGAACTCCCGCTGGGGAAAGCGTCGGGCATCGGAGAACAGCAGCGGCGCGATAAAAAGCAGCAGGAAGATTTCCGGTTCCAGCTCGACATGCAGGCCGATGGCCGGCCAGGCCAGCAGGGCACCGAAGGCAATCTGCACCAGTGGCGTGGGCAGCGACGGCAGAAAGCGAGCCGCGACCCCGGTGGCCGAGGCAACGAGCAGCAGGATCAGAACGAGCAGCAGGGTATCCATGGCACTCCGCGATGCAGCGTGATTCGGCAAACGGACCGAGCATACGTCAGA
This DNA window, taken from Kushneria phosphatilytica, encodes the following:
- a CDS encoding 1-aminocyclopropane-1-carboxylate deaminase, which codes for MTLDLETRFTRTPLGFFPSPVHPLKRLSKALGINLWAKRDDVSSGLAFGGNKVRKLEWLASEAIAQGCDTLVSIGNIQSNHTRQVAAVAAALGMKCRLVQEAWTKWEDPAYEQVGNILLSRLMGATTVLEGEGYSTEIKETWQRALEEVRREGGKPYAIPAGASDHPLGGLGYASFADEVVRQEAEHDIFFDTVITATCTGSTQGGMIAGFHGQQRPRRLIGIDTACNESMTRAAVTKSARQTAELIGLSGEVRDEDVIIDPRFAGPDYGLPDEATLSAIRMGAQMEAMLTDPVYEGKSLAGLIAMARSGEIAPGSNVLYVHLGGAPALNAYHRAFE
- a CDS encoding amino acid ABC transporter permease, whose amino-acid sequence is MHALDFDYMAGLVPILLGYLPLTLEMAAAAMVCALILSSLLAVIRVSRIPVLNGAAMLFISFFRGTPLLVQLFLFYYGLPQIFSFLVSINGITATIMGLTLHFSAYMAESIRAAIIGIDRSQTEAALSIGMTRAQLMRRIILPQATRVATPTLMNYFIDMIKSTSLAFTLGVTELMGATQKEAAGSFLYFEAFLVVAVIYWVVVEALSWLQKWMEQRLNRAYQR
- a CDS encoding amino acid ABC transporter substrate-binding protein; this translates as MSLTSTLTRTLAITALGLGTLFTGALAQADTLKVGMSGKYYPFTFVDHNQLKGFEVDVMKAIGEQTGDDIKFVTASFSGLAGMLDSGRIDTIANQITITPERKAKYAFTQPYVYDGAQVVVRKGNDEIHGVKDLKGKTVAVNLGSNYEQLLNELPYADQINIKTYDSNIEQDVALGRADAFVMDRVSATQVIKDKPLPLQLAGQPFSKIENALPFRDDEQGRALRDRVNQALTTLRENGTLSRISEKWFGSDITSAPEESEQPATASQS
- the lon gene encoding endopeptidase La, which produces MNDTDSSTGTTSGSEHRLPDDVLIIVPMRNVVLFPELVLPISVGRPGSVAAVQEAVKSGRSLGLVLQREADVTDPGPDDLYSVGTMASILRYIVGEDGHSLICHGQSRFRILNYIDGYPFLLARVEHISPREIHDPEIEARLLTLRSQALEALQLLPQTPEELIRAVRAIDRPALLADTIAGYLDLTPDEKQEILELTDLRARMERVQQRLDYRVEVLRLSQKISQRTQESMSERQREAVLREQLRSIQQELGEGSEHDEELRALETRIDEADMPEEAESQARRELARLARMPEGAAEYTMARTYLDWLLELPWSSLDEEHIDITAARGILDADHYGLERIKKRILEHLAIHKLNPEGRSPILCFVGPPGVGKTSLGQSIARAMGRKFIRASLGGVHDEAEIRGHRRTYIGALPGNILQGLRKAGTRNPVFMLDEMDKLGAGIQGDPASAMLEVLDPEQNATFRDTYLGVPFDLSRVMFIATANVLDQIPGPLRDRMEVIELPGYTAEEKVEIARRYLIARQRQACGLDETRLTLTDAALYQLVTAYTREAGVRNLERLIGAVARHAAVRIAEGEMAALAVDTGDLATILGAPRFDNELAMRTSVPGVATGLAWTPVGGDILFIEASRAEGSGRLILTGQLGDVMKESAQTALSLIRARATELGLDARQLGQSDIHVHVPAGAIPKDGPSAGIAIHTALMSLLTGRCVHADLAMTGEITLRGLVLPVGGIKEKVLAAQRAGIHTVLLPARNRRDWEDIPEQAREQLTFHWVEHIEEVTRLALEEPDTADA
- a CDS encoding Hsp20/alpha crystallin family protein, yielding MPSRDLSRLMWAEACELLDRAERLHRQFYRPSRAASLPNWEPPVDLYHYPGGLWLIVALPGADGDSIEVYTEAEALLVRAERPLPTAAAGASMQRLEIPFGHFERRVPLPPGQYRMARREWRDGCLYLDLRSS
- a CDS encoding Lrp/AsnC family transcriptional regulator — translated: MDDEQRPVWPELDSHDRRILRALQDNGRLSNADLARRVGLSASACWQHTKRLFDQGVIRGVRALIEPRAVQRETAVLVGVVLDRSTQDSFARFAEAARALPQVLECWLVAGDVDYFMKVRVRDLPAFNRFHSEKIVALPGVRQVRTFFVLDEVKADGALPL
- a CDS encoding amino acid ABC transporter ATP-binding protein; the encoded protein is MIALSGITKRFGDHTVLDHIDLELERGEIIVVIGPSGTGKSTLLRCINFLETPDEGQLTVGDLNLDVTRATKQDILALRRRTAFVFQNYALFANKTALENIAESMIVVQGMAKAEAHHRAREILERIGLADRADAYPAALSGGQQQRIGIGRAMATGAEVILFDEPTSALDPEWVEEVLGLMKQLATERQTMIVVSHEMQFAREVADRVVFMDGGRIVEQAPPDRLFTQPDDERTRAFLRKILASAPQPDV
- a CDS encoding YchJ family protein, encoding MTAPTLTECPCGSGLNYSDCCGRYHQGLATPPDPEALMRSRYSAFALGGLGDYLLATWAADAPGRPPEDAEMLDRRTVDWTGLEILDSSVHGAQGMVEFRAHYLEHGLEHDSDETTTTPSVLHERAQFRRSRGQWLYVDGVIDPPARATVGRNAPCPCGSGKKYKKCCGA